The nucleotide sequence TGGTGGTTCACGCCCGGCGGCGGCCTGGAGGGCGACGAGACGCGGGAGGAGGCGGCGCGGCGCGAGCTCGCCGAGGAAACCGGCATCACCGACATCGAGCTCGGACCCGTGCTCTGGACGCGGTACTGCTCCTTCCCCTTCGACGGACGCCGCTGGGACCAGGACGAGTGGTACTACCTCGCCCGCACCCGGAGGACCGAGGCGGCGCCCCGGCCCCAGGCCCTCACCGAGCTGGAGAACCGCAGCCTCGCGGGCCTGAGATGGTGGACCTCCGCCGAACTGTCGGCGGCGCGTGAGACGGTGTACCCGACCAGACTCGCCGAGCTGCTGCGCACGCTGCTCGACGAGGGACCTCCGCGTGCACCGGTGGTTCTCGCCCCGGAAGTCGTTTAGGGGCGCGTTCGACTGGCGCACAATAGGGGGACGCACGGCTGAAGGGGAACATGCCATGAGCGCCGAGGACCTCGAGAAGTACGAGACCGAGATGGAGCTGAAGCTCTACCGGGAGTACCGCGACGTCGTCGGGCTGTTCAAATACGTGATCGAGACCGAGCGACGCTTCTACCTCACCAATGACTACGAGATGCAGGTGCACTCGGTGCAGGGCGAGGTCTTCTTCGAGGTCAGCATGGCCGACGCCTGGGTCTGGGACATGTACCGCCCGGCCAGGTTCGTCAAGCAGGTCCGTGTCCTCACCTTCAAGGACGTGAACATCGAGGAGCTCAACAAGAGCGACCTCGAACTCCCCGGCAGCTGACCCGGCAGCTCGCCCCGCCTCACCCCGAAGGGTGAGCGGGTTCTCCACAGCCCTCCCTCCGTCCACAGCCCCGCACGCGGTCCGCCCCGCTCCGTCACAGTCGGTGACGGAGGTGGTGCCGCATGAACAGCACCCAAGCACTCGGACGGTACGGAGAAGAGCTGGCCGCCCGCCGGCTCACCGCGACCGGCATGCAGATCCTCGCCCGCAACTGGCGCTGCGGCCGGACCGGCGAGATCGACATCGTCGCCCGGGAAGGCGACACCCTCGTCATGTGCGAGGTCAAGACACGGCGCCACGGCGGGTACGAACATCCGATGGCCGCCGTCACACCCGGCAAGGCCGAGCGGCTCCGCCGCCTCGCCGCCTGCTGGCTCGACCGGCAGAACGCCCCCGCCCCACCCGGCGGCGTCCGCATCGACCTCGTCGGCATCGTCCTGCCCCGCCGCGGCGCCCCCGTCCTCACCCACGCCCGGGGGGTGGCCTGAGATGGGATTCGCCCGCACCTGCTCCGTCGCCCTCGTCGGCGTCGAAGGCGTCGTCGTCGAGGTCCAGGCCGACCTCGAACCCGGAGTGGCCGCCTTCACCCTCGTCGGCCTCCCCGACAAGAGCCTCACCGAGAGCCGCGACCGGGTCCGCGCCGCCGTCGTCAACGCCGGCGCCGAATGGCCCCAGAAGAAGCTCACCGTCGGCCTCAGCCCCGCGTCCGTCCCCAAAAGCGGGTCCGGATTCGATCTCGCCGTGGCGGCGGCGGTGCTCGGCGCGGCCGAGCGCGTCGACCCGCGCGCCATCGCCGACCTCGTCCTCATCGGCGAACTCGGCCTCGACGGACGCGTCCGGCCCGTCCGCGGCATCCTGCCCGCCGTCCTCGCCGCCGCCGACGCCGGATACCGCCAGGTCGTCGTCCCCGAACAGACCGCGGGCGAGGCCGCCCTCGTCCCCGGGGTCTCCGTCCTCGGCGTCCGCAGCCTCCGCCAGCTCATCGCCGTCCTGACCGACGAACCCGTCCCCGAGGAGGAACCCACCGAAGCGGGCCGCCCCGACGCCATGCTCGCCGGACTCCTCGTCCCCGGCGCGGGCCTCGGCACCGGACTCGCCGCCGGCCCCGGCGACCCCGCCGAAGGCCCCGACCTCGCCGACGTCGCCGGACAGCACCGCGCCCGCCGCGCCCTCGAGGTCGCCGCCGCCGGCAGCCACCACCTGCTGCTCTCCGGCCCACCGGGCGCCGGAAAGACGATGCTCGCCGAGCGCCTCCCCGGCATCCTCCCGCCCCTCACCCGGCAGGAGTCCCTCGAAGTCACCGCCGTCCACTCGGTCGCGGGGATCCTCCCGCCCGGCGAACCCCTCGTCCGCCGCGCCCCCTACTGCGCGCCGCACCACTCCGCCACGATGCAGTCCCTCGTCGGCGGCGGGAACGGCCTTCCCCGGCCCGGCGCCGTCTCCCTGGCCCACCGCGGCATCCTCTTCCTGGACGAGGCCCCCGAGTTCTCGGGCAAGGCCCTCGACGCCCTGCGTCAGCCGCTGGAGTCCGGGCACGTGGTCATCGCCCGCGCCGCCGGGGTCGTCCGCCTGCCCGCCCGCTTCCTCCTCGCCCTCGCCGCCAACCCCTGCCCCTGCGGACGGCACACCCTGCACGGCGCCGGGTGCGAATGCCCGGCCGCGGTCGTCCGCCGCTACCAGGCACGACTCTCCGGGCCCCTCCTCGACCGGGTCGACCTCCGGGTCGAGGTCGAGCCCGTCACCCGCGCCGACCTCCTCGGGCAGGGCGGCCGCGGCGAGAGCAGCGCGGCCGTCGCCGCCCGCGTCCACGAGGCCCGGGCCCGCGCCGCCGCCCGGCTCGCCGACACCCCCTGGCGCGTCAACAGCGAGATCCCCGGCCACGAGCTGCGGACCCGGTACCTCGCCGCGCCCGGAGCCCTCGCCGACGCCGAACGCGACATCGAGCGCGGACTCCTCACCGCCCGGGGCCTCGACCGCGTCCTGCGCGTCGCCTGGACCGTCGCCGACCTCGCCGGACACGAGCGGCCCGACGGCCAGGACATCGCCCTCGCCCTCGAACTGCGCACCGGAATCGCCCGCGGCGTCCCGGTCGGAGCGGGGGACCGGCCATGACCACCCCGACCCCCAGCCCCGACGCGACCCCGGACCCGGACGCGACCCCGACCCCACCCCCCGACCTCGACCCCGCCGGCACCTCGGGAACCCGCGGCACCTCGGGACCCGGCGTCGCCGACGAGCGGGTGGTGCGGGCCGTGCTCAGTCGGGCCGTCGAGCCCGGGGACGAGCACGCGGGACGCTGGCTCCGGCGATACGGGGCCGTCGGCTTCCTCGACCGACTGCTCGGGTCCGCCGGGGGAGCGGCCACCGGCGACGACCCCTTCCCCGGCACCGGACAGAAACGCGTCGCCTCCTGGCGGCTGCGCGCCACCGCCGCGGACCCCGGCCGGGACCTCGCCACCGTCCAGGCGCTCGGCGGCCGCTTCGTCATCCCCGGCGACACCGAATGGCCCCGTCAACTCGACGACCTCGGCGACGCCCGCCCGCTCGGCCTCTGGGTCCGGGGCCCCGCCGACCTGCGCACCTGGGCGCTGCGCTCCGTCGCCCTCGTCGGTGCCCGCGCCTGCACCCCGTACGGCGCCCACACCGCGGCCGACCTCGCCACCGGGCTCGCCCGGCAGGGCTGGGTCGTCGTCTCGGGCGCCGCCTACGGCATCGACGGCGCCGCCCACCGCGGCGCGCTCGCGGCCGGCGGCGCCACCGTCGCCGTGCTCGCCTGCGGCGTCGACACCCCGTACCCGCGCGGCCATGACCAGCTCATCCGCCGCGTCGCCGAACAGGGCCTCGTCGTGGGGGAGTTGCCGCCGGAGAGTCACCCCACCCCGAGCCGCTTCATCCTCCGCAACCGGGTCATCGCCGCCCTCACCCGCGGCACCGTCGTCATCGAGGCCCAGCACCGCAGCGGCTCGCTCGTCACGGCCCGCGCCGCCGCCCGGCTCGGCCGCCACACCATGGGCGTCCCCGGGCCCGTCACCAGCGCGCTCTCCGCGGGCGTCCACGAACTCCTCCGGGGAGACGCGACCCTCGTCACGGACGCCGACGAGATCATCGAACTCGTCGGCGACATGGGCCAGCTCGCCCCGGCGCGCCGGGGACCCGTACTCCCCAGGGACCTCCTCGCCCCCGCGACGGCACAGGTTTTGGAGGCCGTCCCCGCCCGCGGCCCCACCCCCACCACCGTCATCGCCCGCCGGGCCGGCGGCACCCCCGACGACACCCTCGCCAAGCTGTACGAACTCCACTCCCTGGGCTTCGTCGAACGGCGCGGGGACGGCTGGCAGTTGACGAACACGACGACTCCTCCGTCGAACGCGCGGCGAGGCGGTCCTTGACCTGGAGCATTCGGGTGAAAAGGTGATGGCGATGAACAATCGAGTTCTCTCGGCCGCACCCGAGGGGCCGACACGCGCCACGGCCCGGGTTCGAAGATGTGGCCGACGGCGTCCACCCGGAGCGGCGCTCTCCGCCGACGTTCGCGCACCGCGACCGCGCACTCACGCTACGCTCACCAGGATTCCGTCCAGGACACCCGCACCGACACACCCGACAGCAGAACGGCTCAAGGCAACGCATGCCCCAGCACACCTCCGGGTCTGACCGCGCTGCGGTGCCCCCAGCAGCCCGGGGCACCGTGCGACCACCCGCACCGACCTCTCTCGACGAACTGTGGCGGTCGTACAAGGAGACGGGCGACGAGCGGCTGCGGGAACAGCTGATCCTGCACTACTCGCCGCTCGTCAAGTACGTCGCGGGACGCGTCAGCGTCGGGCTGCCGTCCAACGTGGAACAGGCCGACTTCGTCTCGTCCGGGGTCTTCGGGCTCATCGACGCCATCGAGAAGTTCGACGTCGAGCGCGCCATCAAGTTCGAGACGTACGCCATCACCCGCATCCGCGGCGCCATGATCGACGAACTCCGGGCCCTCGACTGGATCCCGCGCTCCGTCCGCCAGAAGGCGCGCAACGTCGAGCGCGCCTACGCCACCCTCGAAGCCCAGCTCCGGCGCACCCCCTCCGAGACCGAGGTCGCGGCGGAGATGGACATCTCGCTGGAGGATCTGCACGCGGTTTTCAGCCAGTTGTCCCTGGCGAACGTCGTCGCCCTGGAAGAGCTGCTGCACGTCGGCGGCGAGGGCGGCGACCGGCTCTCGCTGATGGACACCCTGGAGGACACGGCCGCCGACAACCCCGTCGAGGTCGCCGAGGACCGCGAGCTGCGCCGCCTGCTCGCCCGGGCCATCAACACCCTCCCCGAGCGGGAGAAGACCGTGGTCACGCTCTACTACTACGAGGGCCTCACCCTCGCCGAGATCGGCCACGTCCTCGGCGTCACCGAGAGCCGCGTCAGCCAGATCCACACCAAGTCGGTCCTCCAGCTCCGCGCGAAGCTGGCCGACGTCGGACGCTGACCGGGGCGAGCCGGTCGTACAGTGGAGCCGTGCCCAGGATTCGAGCGGCCTCGGTGGCCGAGCACCGGACGATGCAGCGCGGCGCCCTCCTGGACGCCGCGCGTTCCCTGCTGTCCGAGGGCGGTACGGAGGCGCTGACCTTCCCCGCACTCGCCGAGCGCACGGGCCTCGCCCGCTCCTCGGTGTACGAGTACTTCCGGTCGCGCGCGGCCGTCGTCGAAGAGCTGTGCGCGGTGGACTTCCCCGTCTGGGCCGCCGAGGTCGAGCTGGCGATGGACGGCGCGGACACCCCGCAGGGCAAGGTCGAGGCGTACGTCCGCAAGCAGCTGGAGCTGGTCGGGGACCGGCGCCACCGCGCGGTCGTCGCCATCTCGGCGAGCGAGCTCGACGACGGCGCCCGGGAGAAGATCCGCGCGGCCCACGGCGGCCTCGTCGCCATGATCGTCGAAGCCCTCGCCGCCCTGGGTCAGGCCCAGCCCCGGCTGGGCGCCATGCTCCTCCAGGGCGTCGTCGACGCGGCCGTCCGCCGCATCGAGCTCGGCGCGGCGGAGGACCCCGAGGCCGTCACGGAAGCCGCGGTCGCGATGGCCCTGCACGGCGTCAGCGGCCCCCCGGCCTGACCGGGGGACTCCCTGGCCCGGCCGTCAGCCTCCCCGGGCCGGCCGTCAGCGGCAGCAGACGGGACGGGGCGCGGCGCGTCAGGGCCAGCGGATTCAGGTACCGGTCGCCTCTGCGCAGGCCCCAGTGGAGGCAGGACTCCCGGCAGTGGGTGCCGGGGTCGACGCGGGCGACCGGCGTGCCGGCCCGCACCCGCGTGCCCGCCCGCACCAGCGGGGTCACCGGACCGAAGGTGGTGCGGAGCGGGGGAGCGCCCGTATCCGGAAGGGTGAGGGTGAGGACCCCGCGGCCGCCGACCGGCCCGGCGAACGTGACCGTGCCGTCCGCCGGGGCGAGGACCGGCGTGCCCGGCGGGGCGGCGAGGTCGACGCCGCGGTGCCCGGCGGCGTACGGGCCGGGCGGCGGCTGCCAGCCGCGCAGGATCTCCGGCGGTGGCGGGCCCACCGGCCAGAGCAGGCCGAGGGTCAGAAGCAGTGCGCTGAGGTACATGGGGAGAGGCTCCCCCGCCCGTCCGGCCCGCGGCGGCCGTGGACGGCATCTGTGGACGACCGGCCGGTTGTGGACAGCGCCGTCACCCGCCGCTCCCGGGGTCCCGTACACTTCCTATGGCGACCCGGGTCACCGGGTCGACTTCGCACGCCCCGCCACCGACCTCACCGGACGTGGCAG is from Streptomyces venezuelae ATCC 10712 and encodes:
- a CDS encoding NUDIX hydrolase, whose protein sequence is MTDSAPTSEPAAVLRKVARVVLLDPDDRILLLHGYEPDDPGQTWWFTPGGGLEGDETREEAARRELAEETGITDIELGPVLWTRYCSFPFDGRRWDQDEWYYLARTRRTEAAPRPQALTELENRSLAGLRWWTSAELSAARETVYPTRLAELLRTLLDEGPPRAPVVLAPEVV
- a CDS encoding DUF2469 domain-containing protein, whose protein sequence is MSAEDLEKYETEMELKLYREYRDVVGLFKYVIETERRFYLTNDYEMQVHSVQGEVFFEVSMADAWVWDMYRPARFVKQVRVLTFKDVNIEELNKSDLELPGS
- a CDS encoding YraN family protein — encoded protein: MNSTQALGRYGEELAARRLTATGMQILARNWRCGRTGEIDIVAREGDTLVMCEVKTRRHGGYEHPMAAVTPGKAERLRRLAACWLDRQNAPAPPGGVRIDLVGIVLPRRGAPVLTHARGVA
- a CDS encoding YifB family Mg chelatase-like AAA ATPase, with product MGFARTCSVALVGVEGVVVEVQADLEPGVAAFTLVGLPDKSLTESRDRVRAAVVNAGAEWPQKKLTVGLSPASVPKSGSGFDLAVAAAVLGAAERVDPRAIADLVLIGELGLDGRVRPVRGILPAVLAAADAGYRQVVVPEQTAGEAALVPGVSVLGVRSLRQLIAVLTDEPVPEEEPTEAGRPDAMLAGLLVPGAGLGTGLAAGPGDPAEGPDLADVAGQHRARRALEVAAAGSHHLLLSGPPGAGKTMLAERLPGILPPLTRQESLEVTAVHSVAGILPPGEPLVRRAPYCAPHHSATMQSLVGGGNGLPRPGAVSLAHRGILFLDEAPEFSGKALDALRQPLESGHVVIARAAGVVRLPARFLLALAANPCPCGRHTLHGAGCECPAAVVRRYQARLSGPLLDRVDLRVEVEPVTRADLLGQGGRGESSAAVAARVHEARARAAARLADTPWRVNSEIPGHELRTRYLAAPGALADAERDIERGLLTARGLDRVLRVAWTVADLAGHERPDGQDIALALELRTGIARGVPVGAGDRP
- the dprA gene encoding DNA-processing protein DprA, with protein sequence MTTPTPSPDATPDPDATPTPPPDLDPAGTSGTRGTSGPGVADERVVRAVLSRAVEPGDEHAGRWLRRYGAVGFLDRLLGSAGGAATGDDPFPGTGQKRVASWRLRATAADPGRDLATVQALGGRFVIPGDTEWPRQLDDLGDARPLGLWVRGPADLRTWALRSVALVGARACTPYGAHTAADLATGLARQGWVVVSGAAYGIDGAAHRGALAAGGATVAVLACGVDTPYPRGHDQLIRRVAEQGLVVGELPPESHPTPSRFILRNRVIAALTRGTVVIEAQHRSGSLVTARAAARLGRHTMGVPGPVTSALSAGVHELLRGDATLVTDADEIIELVGDMGQLAPARRGPVLPRDLLAPATAQVLEAVPARGPTPTTVIARRAGGTPDDTLAKLYELHSLGFVERRGDGWQLTNTTTPPSNARRGGP
- the whiG gene encoding RNA polymerase sigma factor WhiG encodes the protein MPQHTSGSDRAAVPPAARGTVRPPAPTSLDELWRSYKETGDERLREQLILHYSPLVKYVAGRVSVGLPSNVEQADFVSSGVFGLIDAIEKFDVERAIKFETYAITRIRGAMIDELRALDWIPRSVRQKARNVERAYATLEAQLRRTPSETEVAAEMDISLEDLHAVFSQLSLANVVALEELLHVGGEGGDRLSLMDTLEDTAADNPVEVAEDRELRRLLARAINTLPEREKTVVTLYYYEGLTLAEIGHVLGVTESRVSQIHTKSVLQLRAKLADVGR
- a CDS encoding TetR/AcrR family transcriptional regulator; protein product: MQRGALLDAARSLLSEGGTEALTFPALAERTGLARSSVYEYFRSRAAVVEELCAVDFPVWAAEVELAMDGADTPQGKVEAYVRKQLELVGDRRHRAVVAISASELDDGAREKIRAAHGGLVAMIVEALAALGQAQPRLGAMLLQGVVDAAVRRIELGAAEDPEAVTEAAVAMALHGVSGPPA
- a CDS encoding murein hydrolase activator EnvC family protein, with the translated sequence MYLSALLLTLGLLWPVGPPPPEILRGWQPPPGPYAAGHRGVDLAAPPGTPVLAPADGTVTFAGPVGGRGVLTLTLPDTGAPPLRTTFGPVTPLVRAGTRVRAGTPVARVDPGTHCRESCLHWGLRRGDRYLNPLALTRRAPSRLLPLTAGPGRLTAGPGSPPVRPGGR